The Chryseobacterium indicum genome includes a window with the following:
- a CDS encoding YihY/virulence factor BrkB family protein has translation MGIKLPKFILKIQEFFDDIHIPFLGISLWQMFQIYISGIFKDKIGRKAAAISWSFTISLFPFILFLLSVLPYMPHYDKLQFYIFEVLLHNVFPSNIEGDVRNYIETSIVPNMKGISNLTIVFALIFATNGTFSLINGFNENTDEKMSDVKEFILSFFITIGFITIVFLALFGVYYSEFVLKLFTPVQDISWLVDNLSKIIGFVSFPIFYFILLTLFYWLGTVRIARFRQAVPGAILTTVLFVVTTYGFALYVKNIARYNVLYGSIGSMILLMVWVNVNVYLLLFGNELNMALRKVRIEKLLSDELKKEAKGYHAKNSEPDLEGDENHKWKLTDKKDEEN, from the coding sequence ATGGGCATAAAACTTCCTAAATTCATCTTGAAAATTCAAGAATTTTTCGACGATATACATATTCCTTTTCTGGGAATATCGCTTTGGCAGATGTTTCAGATCTATATTAGCGGTATTTTTAAAGATAAAATCGGCAGAAAAGCTGCGGCTATTTCCTGGAGTTTTACCATAAGTCTTTTTCCGTTTATTCTGTTCCTGCTTTCCGTTTTGCCGTATATGCCTCATTATGATAAGCTTCAGTTTTATATTTTCGAAGTGTTGCTGCATAATGTTTTCCCATCCAATATAGAAGGGGATGTCCGAAATTATATAGAAACCAGTATTGTTCCCAATATGAAGGGAATCAGTAATTTAACCATAGTTTTTGCTTTGATTTTCGCAACGAACGGAACCTTTTCACTCATCAACGGATTTAACGAGAATACCGATGAAAAAATGTCTGATGTTAAAGAATTTATCCTGTCTTTTTTCATCACCATCGGGTTTATTACGATTGTGTTTTTAGCGCTTTTCGGAGTCTATTATTCGGAGTTTGTGCTTAAACTGTTTACGCCGGTTCAGGATATTTCGTGGCTGGTGGATAACCTTTCGAAAATTATTGGATTTGTATCTTTTCCCATTTTTTATTTTATCCTTCTTACTTTATTTTACTGGTTGGGAACGGTAAGAATTGCAAGATTCAGACAGGCGGTTCCGGGAGCTATTTTAACCACGGTTCTGTTTGTGGTAACCACATATGGATTCGCGCTTTATGTGAAGAATATTGCCCGTTACAACGTGCTTTACGGTTCCATCGGAAGCATGATTCTGCTGATGGTTTGGGTAAATGTAAATGTCTATCTTTTGCTTTTCGGGAACGAACTGAACATGGCTTTAAGAAAAGTAAGAATTGAAAAACTGCTTTCGGACGAGCTGAAGAAAGAAGCAAAAGGCTATCATGCAAAAAATTCTGAGCCTGATCTGGAAGGCGATGAAAATCATAAGTGGAAATTGACCGATAAAAAAGACGAAGAAAATTAG
- a CDS encoding 23S rRNA (pseudouridine(1915)-N(3))-methyltransferase RlmH, with protein MQINLLCIGKTDDKEISSLINYYLKRLPKHWNFEIIEIPDVKNARNLSPDLLKKEEAKLFMNHIDRTDSVIILDEKGKQFTSREFAQKIDNWMNSSVKKIHILIGGAYGFSEEIYSRANEKMSLSKMTFTHQMIRLFIVEQLYRADQILQGKPYHND; from the coding sequence ATGCAGATTAATTTGCTTTGCATCGGCAAAACTGACGATAAGGAAATTTCTTCTTTAATCAATTACTATCTGAAACGTCTTCCCAAACACTGGAATTTTGAAATCATTGAAATCCCTGATGTAAAGAACGCCAGAAATCTCTCCCCTGATCTTCTTAAAAAGGAGGAAGCTAAACTTTTTATGAATCATATCGACAGAACAGATTCCGTAATTATTCTCGATGAAAAAGGAAAACAGTTTACCAGCAGAGAATTTGCCCAGAAAATTGACAACTGGATGAATTCTTCCGTGAAAAAAATTCATATCCTGATTGGCGGAGCTTATGGTTTTTCAGAAGAAATCTACAGCAGAGCGAATGAAAAAATGTCATTATCCAAAATGACTTTTACGCACCAGATGATCCGATTATTCATTGTGGAACAACTGTATCGTGCAGACCAGATTTTACAGGGAAAACCTTATCATAATGATTAA
- a CDS encoding tRNA (cytidine(34)-2'-O)-methyltransferase: MLNIVLVEPEIPNNTGNIGRLCVGTESRLHLIHPFGFVINDKNLKRSGLDYWVHLDVTEYQNVDEWIMNIPDLSRVFLMSSHAEKSYLETEFQDGDWLVFGKESVGLSKDVLDRFENHLTIPMSKLIRSFNIANSVAFVVGEAKRQIGLKG; this comes from the coding sequence ATGTTAAATATCGTTCTCGTAGAACCGGAAATACCCAATAACACGGGGAATATAGGAAGATTGTGTGTAGGAACAGAAAGCAGATTACATTTAATTCATCCGTTTGGATTTGTTATTAATGATAAAAATCTGAAACGTTCAGGATTAGATTACTGGGTTCATCTTGATGTTACAGAATATCAGAATGTCGACGAATGGATAATGAATATTCCGGATTTGTCGCGTGTTTTCCTGATGAGTTCCCATGCTGAAAAATCGTATCTGGAAACAGAATTTCAGGATGGAGACTGGCTGGTTTTCGGAAAAGAAAGTGTAGGTTTAAGCAAAGATGTGCTTGATCGTTTTGAAAATCATCTTACCATTCCGATGTCTAAATTGATCCGAAGTTTCAATATTGCCAACTCCGTTGCTTTTGTAGTGGGTGAAGCAAAAAGACAGATTGGTTTAAAAGGTTAA
- a CDS encoding tetratricopeptide repeat protein yields the protein MKKSLFLLAAVFASFNLNAQDKKIAEDCFQKADYKCAEEQYSKLAQSERIQKLQSEYYNNLGTAQRRLGKTSLAFKSYESALKANPMSAAVYANLGSIHGQKGNKQAAIDYLNKGLQIEPENADIYLTRSKVYESLGKKDLAMKDLNQILTFAPDNIYARTGLANLKKNSGDLEGALKDYNQLISEKPESLLYSGRGDVYFRLKKNKEALADVNKAISIDPKFAQAHVNKALILFETAKPKEACASLDKAVSLGYEKPLLMDYYSKCEVKK from the coding sequence ATGAAAAAATCTTTATTCCTTTTAGCAGCAGTATTTGCTTCATTCAATCTTAACGCACAGGACAAAAAAATAGCTGAAGACTGCTTTCAGAAAGCGGACTATAAATGTGCGGAAGAACAGTATTCCAAATTGGCTCAAAGTGAAAGAATCCAGAAATTACAGTCGGAATATTACAACAATTTAGGAACCGCCCAGAGAAGACTTGGCAAAACTTCATTGGCTTTTAAATCTTACGAATCCGCCTTAAAAGCAAATCCTATGTCTGCTGCTGTATACGCCAATTTAGGCTCCATTCACGGACAGAAAGGAAATAAACAGGCAGCAATCGATTATCTCAACAAAGGGCTTCAGATTGAACCTGAAAACGCAGATATTTACCTTACCCGTTCCAAAGTCTACGAAAGTCTAGGCAAAAAAGATCTTGCTATGAAAGATTTGAACCAGATTCTTACTTTCGCTCCCGATAATATTTATGCAAGAACCGGACTCGCGAATCTGAAAAAGAACAGCGGAGATCTTGAAGGTGCTTTAAAAGATTACAACCAGCTTATTTCTGAGAAACCTGAATCTTTGCTGTACAGTGGAAGAGGAGACGTTTATTTTAGGCTGAAAAAAAACAAAGAAGCTCTTGCGGACGTTAATAAAGCCATTTCTATCGATCCGAAATTTGCTCAGGCTCATGTGAACAAAGCTTTGATTTTATTTGAAACAGCAAAGCCTAAAGAAGCATGTGCAAGTTTAGATAAAGCAGTAAGCTTAGGATATGAAAAGCCTTTACTGATGGATTATTATTCTAAATGTGAGGTTAAAAAATAA
- a CDS encoding phosphatase PAP2 family protein, whose amino-acid sequence MEEIIQEDKKVFLFLNNLGDQSFDQFWQLISSTWIWIPLYIIFCYFLFKNYKLRSLVFILIFVGIGVAVSDQLAGVFKYGVARLRPCHDPTLEHHMRIVKCGGQYGFYSAHASNTFFLATYLSILLKKNLKWFPYVIFVWAAVVAYSRIYLGVHFPIDILVGAFVGSLLGVVFSALAKKVINKQKITS is encoded by the coding sequence ATGGAGGAGATCATTCAGGAAGATAAAAAAGTCTTTTTGTTTCTCAATAATCTGGGAGACCAATCTTTTGACCAGTTTTGGCAGCTCATTTCCAGTACATGGATCTGGATTCCTCTTTATATTATTTTCTGTTATTTTTTATTCAAAAATTACAAACTAAGATCATTGGTTTTTATATTGATCTTTGTAGGTATTGGTGTAGCGGTTTCGGATCAGCTTGCCGGTGTTTTCAAATATGGCGTTGCCAGATTAAGACCTTGTCATGATCCCACATTAGAACATCACATGAGAATTGTGAAATGTGGCGGACAGTACGGTTTTTACTCTGCTCATGCTTCCAATACATTTTTTCTGGCAACTTATTTAAGTATTTTATTAAAAAAGAATCTTAAATGGTTTCCTTATGTTATATTTGTATGGGCGGCAGTAGTTGCATACAGCCGCATTTATTTAGGAGTGCATTTCCCGATAGATATTTTGGTGGGGGCGTTTGTTGGATCTTTGTTGGGAGTGGTTTTCAGTGCGCTCGCAAAAAAAGTAATCAACAAACAAAAAATAACTTCATGA
- a CDS encoding Sec-independent protein translocase subunit TatA/TatB — protein MELSIGEMALIAIAIVVLFGPDKLPQIARDLGSGVRKMRGAVEDIKTEIMKETDNPVSEIKREIEKVKDAAKDFNPMNDIQKDILNEPQTSQASNEPPKPKPSEDETYEGPVSR, from the coding sequence ATGGAATTAAGCATTGGAGAAATGGCACTGATTGCCATAGCAATCGTTGTATTATTCGGACCGGATAAACTTCCTCAGATTGCACGCGACTTGGGTTCGGGTGTACGAAAAATGCGTGGCGCAGTGGAAGACATCAAAACCGAGATCATGAAAGAAACAGACAATCCTGTTTCTGAGATCAAGCGCGAAATTGAGAAAGTAAAAGATGCTGCAAAAGATTTCAATCCGATGAATGATATTCAGAAAGATATCCTGAACGAACCTCAGACATCTCAGGCATCCAATGAACCTCCAAAACCAAAACCTTCTGAAGACGAAACCTACGAAGGTCCTGTAAGCAGATAG
- a CDS encoding TCR/Tet family MFS transporter, translating into MENSRKKAAIGFIFITLLIDITGWGIIIPVVPKLIEELIHSNISEAAKYGGWLGFAYAFTQFIFSPIVGNLSDKFGRRPIILISLFGFSIDYIFLALAPSIVWLFLGRVIAGITGASVTTASAYIADISTDEDRAKNFGLIGAAFGLGFIIGPVLGGLLGEYGSRVPFYAAAGLCLLNFLYGYFILPESLDRDKRRDFNWKRANPVGSFKFLGKHPEISGLIVSLILIYIAGHAVQSNWSFFTMYKFNWNERMVGISLGVVGLLVGLVQGGLIRWTTPRLGEEKSIYYGLALYAFGMLLFAFATQGWMMFAFLVPYCLGGICGPALQSVITKSVPANEQGELQGALTSLMSATSIIGPPMMTNLFYFFTHDEAPFKFSGAPFFLAFILMTISVIITYINFRKKNIKKEEL; encoded by the coding sequence ATGGAAAACTCTAGAAAAAAAGCCGCAATCGGCTTCATTTTTATTACATTACTGATTGATATTACGGGGTGGGGAATCATCATTCCGGTGGTTCCGAAACTTATTGAAGAACTTATTCATAGTAACATAAGTGAGGCAGCAAAATATGGAGGCTGGCTTGGTTTTGCCTATGCGTTTACGCAATTTATTTTCTCTCCGATTGTAGGAAATCTCAGTGATAAATTCGGGCGAAGACCTATTATTCTGATCTCGCTTTTCGGTTTCTCAATAGACTACATCTTTTTGGCTTTGGCTCCTTCCATTGTCTGGCTGTTTTTAGGCCGCGTTATTGCGGGAATTACAGGCGCAAGTGTTACTACGGCGAGTGCTTATATCGCGGATATTTCTACAGATGAAGACCGTGCAAAAAACTTCGGGCTCATTGGAGCTGCTTTCGGACTGGGATTCATCATAGGTCCCGTTTTAGGCGGTCTTTTGGGAGAATATGGTTCCAGAGTTCCTTTTTATGCGGCTGCAGGATTATGTCTGCTAAATTTCCTTTACGGATATTTTATCCTTCCCGAAAGTTTAGATAGAGATAAAAGAAGAGATTTCAACTGGAAAAGAGCAAACCCAGTCGGTTCTTTTAAATTTTTAGGAAAACATCCCGAAATCTCAGGTTTAATAGTTTCTTTGATCTTAATTTATATCGCAGGACACGCCGTACAAAGCAACTGGAGCTTCTTCACCATGTATAAATTCAACTGGAATGAAAGAATGGTAGGAATTTCTTTAGGAGTGGTTGGTTTGCTTGTCGGTTTGGTTCAGGGAGGTTTGATCCGATGGACAACGCCCAGACTGGGAGAAGAAAAAAGTATTTATTACGGTCTTGCTTTGTATGCATTCGGGATGCTTCTCTTTGCATTTGCCACACAAGGCTGGATGATGTTTGCATTTTTAGTTCCTTATTGTTTAGGAGGAATCTGCGGACCGGCTTTGCAGTCGGTAATTACGAAAAGTGTTCCTGCTAATGAACAGGGGGAATTACAGGGTGCATTAACAAGTCTGATGAGTGCCACTTCAATTATCGGTCCTCCGATGATGACGAATTTATTTTACTTTTTCACCCACGACGAAGCTCCTTTTAAATTTTCGGGTGCGCCTTTTTTCTTAGCTTTCATTTTAATGACGATCAGCGTGATTATTACTTATATTAATTTTAGGAAAAAAAATATCAAAAAAGAAGAACTGTAG
- the secD gene encoding protein translocase subunit SecD: MQGKGLITIVAIVLGLICLNELLPTWYASKIEKQATAIAGDNPEKYQKEIAKLSKDTLNLGFTKLYYTKAKDKEMKLGLDLKGGINVLLEINQRDLVNDLTGYSTNPILIEALNKTDEVQKNSTKAYIDNFFDQFDAINKNKGTNLKLADPELFGNTTLTEVKYNTPDDQVKAIVKRKIDASVGTAFEVIRTRIDKLGAIQPNVQRVPGTARISVEMPGMKDIDKVKKMLQTSAKLQFWEVQQSPEVYPYFQTLATMIAAKGDSMGVAKNVNLMNILQGGKSMSQSAVGSVKLSDTAVVNKILNSKVAQSLRPANIKYTQFMWGYKPEASDAESLVLYAIRGNINQKAPVDGAVESANIGYDELSRVVVDMQMDSKGAKEWKTLTEKNVGKPVAVTLDGRVYTAPNVVGAIPNGRTQISGNFSQEEAKELVDVLGAGKLPAGAKVVQATVVGPSLGQESIDAGLMSFMIAFAIIIVYIIFYYGGAGVYAVIAMIINLFYIFGIMDSGDFTLTLPGIAGIVLTMAVAVDTNVIIYERTKEELFAGKSILEAYKDGFKHALNAIIDGHTTTFLTAVVLFFFGTGPIKGFALTLMIGVAMTLFTSVLLSRVMIFSRLSKGKGLSVWTPATKNLFRNTWIDFIGKRKYAYILSAVLTIACIISIATHGFKYGIDFTGGRNYVVRFDKDVKAEDVEDKLVSLFKTEDGKNSSVEAKTFGSNNQVKISTDYLIEDESLKADQVIEQKLYEGLKSNLPAGTTLKDFKSADKEHAGIISSEKVGPSVADDIKVHGIYAVLGALGIIFIYILLRFRKWQFSLGAVAALFHDAIIILGSYSLLHKYMPFNMEINQDFIAAILTVLGYSINDTVIIFDRIREYLREKKSLTLAGLFDDSISSTLGRTFNTSFTTILVILAIFIFGGDNLRGFMFAMLIGIGFGTYSSIFVASAIAYDFLKTGKEDEVHGKSTTNKEVLASK; encoded by the coding sequence ATGCAAGGAAAAGGACTTATTACAATTGTTGCTATTGTACTAGGGTTAATTTGCTTAAATGAGCTATTACCAACATGGTACGCCAGCAAAATTGAAAAGCAGGCGACTGCTATTGCAGGAGACAATCCGGAGAAGTATCAGAAAGAAATTGCAAAACTTTCTAAGGATACTCTGAATCTGGGATTCACTAAACTTTATTACACAAAAGCCAAAGACAAGGAAATGAAACTTGGTCTTGACCTTAAAGGAGGGATCAACGTTCTTTTGGAAATCAACCAGAGAGATCTTGTGAATGATCTGACAGGGTATTCTACAAACCCGATCCTTATTGAGGCTTTAAACAAAACAGATGAAGTTCAGAAGAATTCTACAAAAGCTTACATCGACAATTTCTTCGATCAGTTCGATGCAATTAACAAAAACAAGGGTACAAACCTGAAGTTGGCAGATCCGGAACTTTTCGGAAATACAACGCTTACTGAAGTAAAGTACAACACGCCTGATGATCAGGTAAAAGCAATTGTTAAAAGAAAGATCGATGCATCTGTAGGAACTGCTTTTGAGGTAATCAGAACCAGAATTGATAAGCTTGGAGCCATCCAGCCGAACGTTCAGAGAGTTCCGGGAACCGCAAGGATTTCTGTTGAAATGCCGGGGATGAAGGATATCGATAAAGTAAAGAAAATGCTTCAGACTTCTGCAAAACTTCAGTTCTGGGAAGTACAGCAATCTCCTGAAGTGTATCCTTATTTCCAGACATTAGCTACCATGATAGCTGCAAAAGGAGATTCTATGGGAGTTGCAAAAAATGTAAACTTGATGAATATCTTGCAGGGTGGAAAATCTATGAGCCAAAGTGCTGTAGGAAGCGTAAAATTGTCTGATACCGCTGTTGTAAACAAAATTTTAAACAGCAAAGTTGCACAGTCTTTACGTCCTGCAAACATAAAATATACCCAGTTTATGTGGGGATACAAGCCGGAAGCTTCCGATGCTGAAAGCTTAGTATTATATGCCATCAGAGGAAATATCAACCAGAAAGCTCCGGTAGATGGTGCTGTAGAAAGTGCAAACATCGGTTATGATGAGTTGAGCAGAGTAGTGGTAGATATGCAGATGGATTCTAAAGGAGCTAAAGAATGGAAAACATTAACAGAGAAAAACGTTGGAAAACCTGTTGCTGTAACACTTGATGGCAGAGTTTACACTGCGCCGAACGTTGTAGGTGCTATTCCAAATGGTAGAACTCAGATTTCTGGGAACTTCTCTCAGGAGGAAGCAAAAGAACTGGTTGACGTTTTAGGAGCGGGTAAATTACCGGCAGGAGCAAAAGTAGTTCAGGCTACGGTTGTAGGTCCGTCTTTAGGTCAGGAATCGATTGATGCAGGGTTAATGTCGTTCATGATTGCCTTTGCGATTATTATCGTTTACATCATTTTCTACTACGGTGGAGCAGGTGTTTATGCAGTAATTGCCATGATCATCAACTTATTCTATATTTTCGGTATTATGGATTCGGGCGACTTTACGCTTACGCTTCCGGGTATCGCGGGTATCGTTTTAACGATGGCAGTTGCGGTTGATACAAACGTTATCATTTACGAAAGAACAAAAGAAGAATTATTCGCAGGAAAAAGTATTCTTGAAGCATACAAAGATGGTTTCAAACACGCATTGAATGCGATTATCGATGGTCACACAACCACATTCTTAACGGCTGTTGTATTGTTCTTCTTCGGAACAGGACCTATCAAAGGTTTCGCATTGACTTTAATGATCGGGGTTGCAATGACCTTATTCACGTCCGTATTGCTTTCAAGAGTAATGATTTTCTCAAGATTATCAAAAGGAAAAGGACTTTCTGTATGGACTCCGGCAACGAAAAATCTATTCAGAAATACGTGGATCGATTTTATCGGGAAAAGAAAATATGCATACATTTTATCGGCTGTTTTAACGATTGCTTGTATCATTTCAATCGCAACACACGGTTTCAAATACGGTATCGACTTTACAGGTGGTAGAAACTATGTGGTAAGATTTGATAAAGATGTAAAAGCGGAAGATGTTGAAGATAAATTAGTCTCTTTATTCAAGACGGAAGACGGTAAAAACTCTTCTGTTGAAGCTAAAACTTTCGGAAGCAACAACCAGGTAAAGATCTCTACAGATTACCTTATCGAAGACGAATCTTTAAAAGCAGATCAGGTAATTGAGCAAAAATTATATGAAGGTTTAAAATCAAACTTACCTGCAGGAACAACGTTGAAAGATTTCAAATCTGCAGATAAAGAGCATGCAGGAATTATTTCTTCTGAGAAAGTTGGGCCTTCTGTAGCTGATGATATCAAAGTTCACGGTATCTACGCCGTTTTAGGAGCTTTAGGAATTATCTTTATCTACATTTTACTAAGATTCAGAAAATGGCAGTTCTCTTTGGGTGCGGTTGCTGCGTTATTCCACGATGCGATCATTATTTTGGGGTCATATTCATTGCTTCACAAGTATATGCCTTTCAATATGGAGATCAATCAGGACTTCATCGCTGCGATTCTTACTGTATTGGGTTATTCAATTAACGATACTGTAATTATCTTCGACAGAATCAGAGAATATTTAAGAGAGAAGAAATCATTAACATTAGCAGGATTATTTGATGATTCTATTTCAAGTACTTTGGGTAGAACATTCAACACCTCATTTACAACAATTCTTGTAATTCTGGCAATCTTCATTTTCGGTGGAGATAACCTTAGAGGATTTATGTTTGCCATGTTAATCGGTATTGGTTTCGGTACGTATTCATCCATCTTCGTGGCATCCGCAATTGCCTATGACTTCCTGAAAACAGGAAAAGAAGATGAAGTACATGGTAAATCAACAACCAACAAAGAAGTACTTGCTTCAAAATAA
- a CDS encoding PQQ-dependent sugar dehydrogenase, translating to MKKLLFYAGIFSSLILNAQSITLEEFATGFTAPVEIAHANDSRMFVVQQNGIIKILQSDGTVNSANFLNISSKITYGGERGLLGLAFHPQYPSNGYFFVYYNDTGGNITVARYTRSSTNPDVADPATEKIILNLPKPFDNHNGGSIHFAPDGYLWVVTGDGGSGGDPNNNAQNKNSLLGKLLRLDINSTEAYNIPPGNPFVGIDGADEVWAYGLRNAWKFNFDTLSGNVMIADVGQGQIEEINRMPLTQAGINYGWRCYEGNNTYNTTGCAAQSTMTFPVAAYDHSGGKCSITGGYVYRGTQFPALQGRYFFADYCSTQIGSLNSDDSITWTSAFSGNNFSTFGVNNQNELFVAAVNSGKIFRITTTTLGVQENELSNPIKVYPNPASKKIFIEGVKDKNAIVEIISFEGRKVLEQGKIESDNSVNISGIPAGVYFINLNSGNEKSYSKKIIIK from the coding sequence ATGAAAAAACTACTTTTTTACGCAGGTATTTTTTCTTCTCTCATCCTGAATGCCCAAAGCATTACTCTGGAAGAATTTGCGACCGGGTTTACGGCACCCGTAGAAATTGCCCACGCCAACGACAGCCGGATGTTTGTTGTTCAGCAAAACGGAATCATTAAAATCTTACAATCGGACGGAACAGTAAACTCTGCTAATTTTTTAAACATCAGCTCAAAAATCACGTATGGAGGCGAAAGAGGGCTTCTCGGACTTGCCTTTCACCCGCAATACCCTTCAAACGGGTATTTTTTTGTGTATTACAATGATACCGGCGGAAATATTACTGTAGCCAGATACACCAGAAGTTCCACCAATCCTGATGTTGCCGATCCTGCAACTGAAAAAATTATTCTGAATCTCCCTAAACCTTTCGATAACCATAATGGCGGAAGTATTCATTTTGCACCAGATGGTTATTTGTGGGTTGTTACAGGCGATGGCGGAAGCGGCGGCGATCCAAATAATAATGCCCAGAATAAAAATTCTCTCTTGGGTAAATTACTGAGGTTGGATATCAATTCCACAGAAGCCTACAATATTCCTCCAGGAAATCCTTTTGTGGGAATTGACGGAGCCGATGAAGTCTGGGCTTACGGATTAAGAAATGCATGGAAATTTAATTTTGATACCTTATCAGGAAATGTAATGATTGCTGATGTGGGACAGGGACAGATTGAAGAAATCAACAGAATGCCGTTAACACAGGCAGGAATTAATTACGGATGGCGCTGTTATGAAGGAAATAATACTTACAATACGACAGGTTGCGCCGCACAATCAACGATGACTTTTCCAGTTGCCGCGTATGATCATTCGGGAGGAAAATGTTCGATAACGGGAGGTTATGTTTACAGAGGGACACAGTTTCCGGCGCTGCAGGGAAGATATTTTTTTGCAGATTACTGCTCCACACAGATCGGCAGTCTGAACTCAGATGATTCGATCACGTGGACTTCTGCTTTTTCAGGCAATAATTTTTCAACGTTCGGAGTGAATAATCAAAATGAACTTTTTGTAGCTGCCGTCAACAGCGGTAAGATTTTCAGAATTACGACTACAACTTTAGGAGTTCAGGAAAATGAACTTTCAAATCCAATCAAGGTTTATCCGAATCCTGCTTCGAAAAAGATTTTCATCGAGGGTGTGAAAGATAAAAACGCAATAGTTGAGATCATCAGTTTTGAAGGAAGAAAGGTTTTGGAACAGGGAAAAATTGAAAGTGACAACAGCGTCAATATTTCGGGGATTCCTGCAGGAGTTTATTTTATCAACTTAAATTCAGGAAATGAAAAATCTTACAGTAAAAAAATAATAATTAAATAA
- the hemN gene encoding oxygen-independent coproporphyrinogen III oxidase has protein sequence MNSLIDKYNIPGPRYTSYPTVPYWDENSFTPELWKQSVIRTFKESNAEEGISIYIHLPFCEALCTFCACHKRITKQHSVEIPYLESVLKEWQLYLKLFNEKPKLKELHLGGGTPTFFSPKNLKTLLEGIFETVEIAEHQEFSFEGHPNNTTKEHLQTLYDLGFRRVSFGVQDYDPKVQKAINRIQSFEKVRDVTEWAKEIGYRGISHDLVFGLPHQTWEAMESTIRKTMELKPDRLAFYSYAHVPWVKGVGQRGFDENDLPSGEEKRRLYEDGKKLLEELGYIEVGMDHFSLEHDDLYQSLIQKKLHRNFMGYTSSKTQLMVGLGMSAISDSWYAFAQNIKTVEEYQKMVEEGEIPVVKGHILNDEDLTVRRHILNLMCQLETTFDINNSFPELENAFEMLKEMENDELVEINGHHIQITEKGRAFTRNVAMVFDLRMMRNKPETRIFSMTI, from the coding sequence ATGAATTCTTTAATCGATAAATATAATATTCCTGGACCTCGTTACACTTCTTATCCTACCGTTCCTTATTGGGATGAAAATTCTTTCACTCCGGAATTGTGGAAGCAGAGTGTCATCCGAACATTCAAGGAAAGTAATGCAGAAGAGGGGATTTCCATATACATTCACCTTCCTTTTTGCGAGGCTTTATGTACGTTTTGTGCATGTCACAAAAGGATCACAAAACAACACAGCGTTGAAATTCCTTATCTTGAAAGTGTTTTGAAAGAGTGGCAGCTTTACCTTAAACTGTTTAACGAAAAGCCTAAACTGAAGGAATTGCATTTAGGAGGCGGAACTCCGACTTTTTTCTCTCCGAAAAACTTAAAAACCTTACTGGAAGGAATTTTTGAAACCGTAGAAATTGCCGAACATCAGGAATTTTCTTTTGAAGGGCATCCGAATAATACTACGAAAGAACATCTTCAGACTTTATATGATTTAGGCTTCAGAAGAGTAAGTTTTGGCGTTCAGGATTACGATCCGAAAGTGCAGAAAGCGATCAACAGAATTCAATCTTTCGAAAAAGTGAGAGATGTAACGGAATGGGCGAAAGAAATCGGTTACAGAGGCATCAGTCACGATTTGGTTTTCGGACTTCCGCATCAGACGTGGGAAGCAATGGAAAGCACCATCCGCAAAACGATGGAACTAAAACCGGACCGATTGGCATTTTATTCTTACGCACACGTTCCGTGGGTGAAAGGTGTCGGACAAAGAGGTTTTGATGAAAACGATTTGCCAAGTGGTGAAGAAAAACGCCGTTTGTACGAAGACGGTAAAAAATTATTAGAAGAATTGGGCTACATCGAAGTAGGAATGGATCATTTTTCTCTGGAACATGACGATTTGTACCAATCTCTGATTCAGAAGAAATTGCACAGAAATTTCATGGGTTATACTTCAAGTAAAACTCAGTTAATGGTTGGTTTGGGAATGTCTGCTATTTCAGATTCATGGTATGCTTTTGCCCAGAATATCAAAACCGTGGAAGAATACCAGAAAATGGTAGAAGAAGGAGAAATTCCTGTCGTAAAAGGTCATATTCTGAATGATGAAGATCTTACGGTAAGAAGACATATTCTGAACCTTATGTGTCAGTTGGAAACCACTTTTGACATCAATAATTCTTTTCCGGAGCTTGAAAATGCATTTGAGATGCTGAAAGAAATGGAAAATGATGAGCTGGTGGAAATTAACGGTCATCATATACAGATTACAGAGAAAGGAAGAGCCTTTACGAGAAATGTAGCGATGGTTTTCGATCTCAGAATGATGAGAAACAAACCGGAAACGAGAATTTTTTCAATGACGATATAA